The Deinococcus aquaticus genomic interval TGCCGCTGAGCCGGCGAGGATAGCCGCCGCCGTCCCAGCGTTCGTGGTGCGTGCGGGCGATCTCCTCGGCCATGCGCAGCAGGCGGGACGTGCTGCCCTCCAGCACCTTCGCGCCGATGACGGTGTGGAGTTTCATGCGTTCGAATTCTTCCGGGGTGTACGGACTGGCTTTCAGCAGGATGTCGTCGCTGACGCCGATCTTGCCGATGTCGTGCAGGCGGGCGGCCCAGCGGATCAGGTCGACTTCCTCGGGCGGGAGGCCCATCATCTGCGCGAGTTGCCCGCTGAGTTCCCCGACGCGGCGGGTGTGCTGCCCCGTGCGGTCGTCCCGGTACTCGGCGGCCATGCCCAGCCGCGTGACGATCTCGATCTGCACGGCTTCCAGTTCGGCGGTACGGACCCGCACGGTCTCCTCGGCCTGCAGGCGGGCGTGCTGCGCGGTCTCGTTCAACTGGCGGTACACGTCGGCGTCGTGGCGGGCGCGTTCCGCCTCGAACTGGCTGCGCAGGGACTGCACCTGCCGCTCGCTGTCCTCGCTGAACAGCTGGCGTTCCAGTTCCCGCAGCGCCCGCAGGAACGGGTACGCGTCGGCAGGGCGTCCCTGTTCTTCCAGGCCGTGGACCAGGGTGGTCAGGATGGTCAGGGCCGAGGCGTTCAGGTCGTGCTGCCGGGCCTGTTGCAGCGCGCTCTGCAACTGCGTCAGGGCCGCCTGGGTGTCCTGTCGGCCGAAGGCGGCGCGGCCCAGGCTTAGCAGGGCGTTCACGCGGCCGTGCACGTCGCCGGTCGCCTCGGCCCAGTACAGCGACTGCCGGAACATCGTCTCGGCCTGCGGGGCGTCCCCGAGTTGCAGGTGCACCTGCCCCAGGTTGTCGAACAGGTCGATCAGGTGCGGCGTCTGGTCGTGCGTGCGGGCCAGTTCAATGGCGCCCAGCAGGGTCCGGGCCGCCTGATCGGTGTCGTTCAGGTCGTTGTGCGCCAGTCCCAGGATGCCCAGCGCGGCCAGTTCGGTCTGCAGGTCCCCGCAGCGGCGGGCGGTGTCCAGGCCGGGTTGCAGGAACGTCAGGGCGTGCGTGGGCTGGCCCATCAGCAGGAACGAGTGCGCGATGTTCACGCTGCACGCGCCGCGCAGTTCGTCCGGCAGTTCCTGGTACTGGTCGCACAGTTGCTGGCAGCCGTGCAGGGCGGCCAGGGCGTCAGCGTGCGCGCCCAGGTTGGCGTGCAGCATGCCGATGTTGTTCAGGCAGTGTGCCTGCCCGGCCCGGTCGCCGCTCCGCGCCCGCAGGTCCAGTTCCCGCTGCTGGGACTCCACGGCCAGCCGCAGTTGCCCGCCGCGCTGAGCGGCGCTGGCCAGCAGCGACAGGGCCTCGATCTCGGCCGCCTCGTTCCCGGCGGTGTGGGCGGCGTTCACGTAGTCGGTGGCGGCGTGCAGCAGCCCGGTCAGCGCGTCCGGGTGGGCAAGTTCGCTCAGGGCAGCGCAGCGTTCCGCGTGCGCGTGCAGGTCGGTCAGGGGACCGCCGGGATGCGGGTCACTGACGGCCACCGGGGGCGTGGGGGCGTTCCCGGTCACGCGGGGCGGGTCCGGGGCAGGGGAGAGGGGTGGCCGTCGGCCTCCGGCAGAGCGGCAGAAAACTGGAAGGGACTCAGGTGGTCCAGGGCCATCCGCAGCAGTTCGGAGGTGCTCGCGGCGTCCTCCGGGCAGACGACCAGCGAGGTCTGCAGGTCCAGCGGGACGGGTGCACCCTGTTTCAGGTGCGTCAGGGCCGCGCCCAGTCGGTCCTGCCAGCCACGCACCGCCTGATCCTGCGCGGCGTGGCCGGCCGGTTCTGGCGGCGGGAACCGCAGCAGCAGCGCGAAGGTCGCGCCGTTCAGGCGGTACGCGCGGTCCTCGGCGCGCGTCACGGTGCGCAGGGTCCGGGCCAGCCGGGAGATCAGGTCGTTCCCGCCCGCGTACCCGGACGTGGCGTTCAGGTAGCGGATGTTGCCCAGATCCACCAGCGTCACCGCGAACCGCGCTCCGTGCCGCGCGGCGAACGCCACCTCGGCGTGCAGGTCCGCCAGGAACGCCTGCCGGTTCCCCAGTCCGGTGTACTCGTCCGTCAGGGCCGAGCGTTCCAGGGCGCGCAGCAGGGTCGCCTGCGTCAGCGCCAGCGCCACGCAGCGCGCCGCGGCAGGCAGCAGCAGGCTCGCCTCACGCGGGCCGGCCGGGTCGGGACTGCCGGGCGTCCGGGTGCCGAAGGGCCGCAGCCGCAGCGTCTGCTCCCCGATCTCGACGGTCAGGACGCCGGACTCTGCCTGGTCGCCCGCCCCGCCGTCCTGGTCGGCGGGCGTGTTCACGGGCAGTCCCGTGCGGTGCAGCGCCGCGCTGGCCGGGCCGCTGGCCTGCGGGAACCACGCGGCGCAGGCGTCCGTGCCGGCCAGTTCCGCCAGGACCGGCAGGCTCACGTTCAGGATGTCCGGCACGCTGCGGGCGTCCTCCAGCAGGTGCGTGAGGGTCAGGAGCGCCCCGCTGTCCTGACGGGCTTTCAGGGCCCGGTCTTCCAGCACCCGCACCTGCTCGAGCAGCAACTGGTGGGCCTGCCGGTCGGCCTGCACGTCCAGCGCGCGCGTCAGGGACCCGCCGATCAGGCGCGCCGCGCTGCTGAGGGACGCCTGCACGCCCGCGTCCCATTCCGCGCCGGGCTGCCCTGTGAAGGCCAGCGCGAGCCCCGCCCCGGCAGCCGTCACGGGCAGTAGCAGGGCCGGAACCGGCGCCCCAGCCGGGCTGCGCAGCGTGAGCAGGTCCGGAGTGCCCCCCGCCGCAATCCATACCGCCGGGCTGTCTGTGATGGCCCCGGGCCAGTGCGCGGGCGGTGCTCCCGCCGCCGCCAGGACCTCCGGCGCGCCGTGCGTGGGGAGTCTCAGCAGGGCCGCCCCGTCCAGGCCCGGTACGCTGCCCATGTTGTCCATTACGACCTGAAGGATGGCTGCCGGGCTGGCCTCGGCCCCGTACGCGCTGACCAGTTCCAGAAGGTGCATGGCCTCTGCGGGTAGCTGCGACCGGTGCGGCCACGCCGTGCGTTCACTGCCGGCTGGCGGCACACAACGGTACCCGGCCCCGCGGACCGTCTCGATGCGCGTTCCGTCCCCGCCTTCCAGCTTGCGGCGGATACGGTTCACGTACGCGTCGACCACGCGCTCGTCACCGCTGAACTCCAGGCCCCACACGCGCTCCAGAATATCGGCGCGGGTGTACAGGCGGCCCGGATTGGCCCGCAGCAGCGTGAACACCGCCTGCTCCCGCGCGGTCAGGGACTCGGCTGGTGCGGGGGTGGTCGGGGCGGCGCCGGTCGGGAACGCGGCGGGCGCAGAGGTGTCCTGCCGGGTTGAAGAGGCCGGGACTGGCTCTGCCGCCAGTGCACCCTGCCGGACCAAGTGGTTCATACCGGGTGATCCTGCCACGCCCCCGCTTACAGAAATCTCTCATGCGGAGTGAAAGTGGCGACAGGTATTGTCGCCGGAATGCGCTGCCGCCCAGACCGGATTCGTGCAGTCTGCACCTGCCTGCGGGGCACGCCAGCTGCCACGCTCCCCGCAGTCAGGCCCCCCGGTCAGGCAGGTGGCCGGCCTCCTTCCAGGAAGGCCAGCACGGCGCTCTGCATCTGCACGCTGGTGTAATGCCCGACCCCGGCGAAGGTGCGTTCTACCAGACCCGCGTCTGCACCTGCCTGCGCGAACGCTGCCCGGTACGCCGCCGCCGTGGGCGCGTGATGCGCCGCCAGCGGAAAGGTCGGGTCGGCCTCACCGCTGGCCAGCAGCAGCGGCGTGACAGGCAACTCCGCCACGTGCGTGACCGGCCGGTAGGTGTCCAGGAAGGCCCGCAGGTGCGGCCCACGGACCTCCGGTTCCTGCCACACGCCGGACGTGATCAGCGCCGCCGTCCGCGCCACCGGAAAGCCCGCGTCCGGCAGCGTGCGCCGCAGCGTCTGCACCACGTACCCGCCCATGCTGGACCCCACCAGCCACAGCGGCGCGCTCCGGAAATCTGGCCTGAACTCTGGCCCGAATTCCGCGCTGAACTCTGCGTGCAGCGCCTCCAGCAGGGCCGGAGCCTCGGCCACCGTGCGGCGCACACTCTCCCACACGTACTCGCGGGCATTCAGGCCCGGTGGGGTGTCGCCCTGCCGCTCACCGTGCAGCGCCGCGTCCGGCAGCAGCACCGCCGCGCCGCCCCCTCCCGCACGGCCCGCCGCCAGGGCCGCGTACACGCCCAGCTTGCCCTCCTTGGCCGCCCAGGCCCCGTGGTACACCACGCACAGCGCCGTGACCGCCTGCCCCTCGGGCGGCAGTTCCAGCAGGCACGGCACGCCCCCCAGGACCCGGCGCACCACCCGGTACGGGCGGCCCCCGGCCAGCGGGGTCGCGTGCGGGTCGGCCGGGTCGAACGCGCGGGTCACGCGTCCACCCGGACCGCCGGACCGTCAGGGCGCGTGGCCCACACGTCCGGGTTGCGCAGCGCCGCCCAGTCCCCGAAGCCCAGACCCAGCGCCAGGGCCAGCAGATTCCCGTGCGTGACCACGACCACCACGCCTGCCGGGTCGCGCGCGTCCGCCAGAGCCGCCTGAATGTGGGCTCGGGCCTCCGCGCCGGACTTGCCGCCCGGCAGGCACAGGGTGTCGTCCGCGAAACTCTCCCGCAGCCGCTCGCGCCAGTCGGCGCGGGATGCGCCGCTCAGGACCCGCTCGGTCAGGCGCTCATCCGTTGTGACGGGCAGGCCCAGCCGATCTGCCAGCGGACGCGCCGTCGCCGCCGCCCGCACCCACGGACTGCTGACGATCCGCGTGACGCCCAGCCCGGCCAGCGAACTGGCCAGGGCCTGCGCCGCCGCCCCGCCGTCCGGGGTCAGCGGCGCCCCCGGTTCCTGCCCGGTCGCCTGCGCGTGCCGCACCAGCAGCAGCGTTCCCGGCTTCACTTCAACTCTGCCCGTCATACGTTCCCACCCCGGGCGCGCATCTCGGCCCGCAAGGCCTGCACGTCCACCGCCCCCACCTGCCCCGCGTGATCCCGCGCCGCCCACGCCGCCGCGATCCCGGCCGCCTCGCCCATCGTGTGGCAGTTCTGCTGCACGCGAATCGCGGACTGCGCCTCGAAGGTACTGCTCGCCGCGCGGCCCGGCACCAGCAGGTTCACCACGCCGCGCGGCACCAGCGCCCGGAACGGAATCTCGTGGTACGCGTCCGGCGCGAAGTACGGCGCGCTGCCCTCCCGCTCGTGCAGCAGCCGCGCGCCCCCCTTCACCGAGTGGATGTCCACCGGGTAGTGATTCCGGCAGATGGAATCCTCGAAGCGCGCGCAGTCCAGAATGTCCGTCACGCCCAGCGTGTACTCGCCCTCGATGCGCCGCGTCTCGCGCACGCCCACCATCGGCGCGACCACCCCCACGAACGCGTCCTCGCAGCCCGGCAGGAACCGGCGGCAGAAGTCCGTCAGGCGCGTCACGGCCGCCCGCCCGTCCAGTTGCGCCTCGCTGAGCTGCCAGGGGTCCGCGCCGTCGTTCAGATCCGCACGGATACGGGGGCAGTTGAAACTCAACTCTCCGGGCCGCCCCGGCACGCTGAACGCCTGGAAGTAATCCCCATCCCGCTCCAGCAGCACCCCGTCCGCCACCGCCTGCCGGAACAGGCCCTCCAGCGAACTGCGGCGGCCCCACACCATCCAGAAATGCAGGAACTCCGCCGACTCCTGCGGTTGCCCCGCGCCGTTCAGGAAGTCACGCAGCCGCCCCGTGTCCACGCCCGCCAGCGAGAACCGCAGACTCATGGCCTGATGCACCCCGTCCCCATCACCCGCCTGGAACGGCACGCCCGCCGCCGCCGCCACGTCCGCGTCCCCGGTCGCGTCGATGAACACCCGCGCCCGCAGCGCCTGCAAGCCGCCCTTGTTGTGCATGACCAGCGCCCCGATCCTGTCCCCGTCCATGACGGGCTGCACCACCTGCGTATGAAACAGCACCTCCGCCCCCGCGTCGGCCAGCAGGTCGTCCAGCACGAACTTCAGGCCCTCCGGATTGAACCAGTTATCGTTCCCGTGCGCGTCCACCGCGCCGTCCCCCCGCGCCCGCAGGCGGGCCTTGATCTCGTCCGTCAGACCCAGGTTCAGGTTCTGCCCGCCCGACACGTTCCGCATCAGCGGCGTCACCCACGCGTTCGTGCCCGTGCCGCCCAGGCTGCCCTGCGCCTCCACGACCAGCACCCGCGCGCCCGACCGGGCCGCCGCGACCCCCGCGACCGCCCCGGCCGTCCCACCCCCCGCCACGATCACGTCCCACTCGCGGTCCAGCGTCCGGTAGGAGAGGGTGCCCCCGTTCACACGTCCCGCCAGTCGTGCGTCAGCAGGTGCCTCA includes:
- a CDS encoding winged helix-turn-helix domain-containing protein: MNHLVRQGALAAEPVPASSTRQDTSAPAAFPTGAAPTTPAPAESLTAREQAVFTLLRANPGRLYTRADILERVWGLEFSGDERVVDAYVNRIRRKLEGGDGTRIETVRGAGYRCVPPAGSERTAWPHRSQLPAEAMHLLELVSAYGAEASPAAILQVVMDNMGSVPGLDGAALLRLPTHGAPEVLAAAGAPPAHWPGAITDSPAVWIAAGGTPDLLTLRSPAGAPVPALLLPVTAAGAGLALAFTGQPGAEWDAGVQASLSSAARLIGGSLTRALDVQADRQAHQLLLEQVRVLEDRALKARQDSGALLTLTHLLEDARSVPDILNVSLPVLAELAGTDACAAWFPQASGPASAALHRTGLPVNTPADQDGGAGDQAESGVLTVEIGEQTLRLRPFGTRTPGSPDPAGPREASLLLPAAARCVALALTQATLLRALERSALTDEYTGLGNRQAFLADLHAEVAFAARHGARFAVTLVDLGNIRYLNATSGYAGGNDLISRLARTLRTVTRAEDRAYRLNGATFALLLRFPPPEPAGHAAQDQAVRGWQDRLGAALTHLKQGAPVPLDLQTSLVVCPEDAASTSELLRMALDHLSPFQFSAALPEADGHPSPLPRTRPA
- a CDS encoding alpha/beta hydrolase family protein: MTRAFDPADPHATPLAGGRPYRVVRRVLGGVPCLLELPPEGQAVTALCVVYHGAWAAKEGKLGVYAALAAGRAGGGGAAVLLPDAALHGERQGDTPPGLNAREYVWESVRRTVAEAPALLEALHAEFSAEFGPEFRPDFRSAPLWLVGSSMGGYVVQTLRRTLPDAGFPVARTAALITSGVWQEPEVRGPHLRAFLDTYRPVTHVAELPVTPLLLASGEADPTFPLAAHHAPTAAAYRAAFAQAGADAGLVERTFAGVGHYTSVQMQSAVLAFLEGGRPPA
- a CDS encoding histidine phosphatase family protein, whose product is MTGRVEVKPGTLLLVRHAQATGQEPGAPLTPDGGAAAQALASSLAGLGVTRIVSSPWVRAAATARPLADRLGLPVTTDERLTERVLSGASRADWRERLRESFADDTLCLPGGKSGAEARAHIQAALADARDPAGVVVVVTHGNLLALALGLGFGDWAALRNPDVWATRPDGPAVRVDA
- a CDS encoding FAD-dependent oxidoreductase, giving the protein MNGGTLSYRTLDREWDVIVAGGGTAGAVAGVAAARSGARVLVVEAQGSLGGTGTNAWVTPLMRNVSGGQNLNLGLTDEIKARLRARGDGAVDAHGNDNWFNPEGLKFVLDDLLADAGAEVLFHTQVVQPVMDGDRIGALVMHNKGGLQALRARVFIDATGDADVAAAAGVPFQAGDGDGVHQAMSLRFSLAGVDTGRLRDFLNGAGQPQESAEFLHFWMVWGRRSSLEGLFRQAVADGVLLERDGDYFQAFSVPGRPGELSFNCPRIRADLNDGADPWQLSEAQLDGRAAVTRLTDFCRRFLPGCEDAFVGVVAPMVGVRETRRIEGEYTLGVTDILDCARFEDSICRNHYPVDIHSVKGGARLLHEREGSAPYFAPDAYHEIPFRALVPRGVVNLLVPGRAASSTFEAQSAIRVQQNCHTMGEAAGIAAAWAARDHAGQVGAVDVQALRAEMRARGGNV